The Kogia breviceps isolate mKogBre1 chromosome 16, mKogBre1 haplotype 1, whole genome shotgun sequence genome window below encodes:
- the RFXAP gene encoding regulatory factor X-associated protein, which translates to MFSCFLVLYILEKDYRYNEKPEISSMLFPYYRSLLWNFSAWGRVGSRQKRCPAQYLKTSRALSKPARAGAARAAKHLPPEPTAHAQSDSPAAAQLRPSETPGSQKGTELGAPSLSQSLFLSWVSGRWFAKCSWAWQVLKGWGRGPPPGLSSTEVQAVAEGAGPGAASGALRPGAPAPAPGQARAPAPVPAAASQFTLLVMRPCGGPDEAAAEGVLRQAPALGGSAGAGKPVRYLCEVAGDGEEEAGEDETDLLDTSDPPGGGESTASLEDLEDEETHSGGEGGSGGARRRGSGGGSMSKTCTYEGCSETTSQVAKQRKPWMCKKHRNKMYKDKYKKKKSDQALNCGGAAQAGSAGNVKLEESADNILSIVKQRTGSFGDRAARPTLLEQVLNQKRLSLLRSPEVVQFLQKQQQLLNQQVLEQRQQQFPGTSV; encoded by the exons GTAGAGTAGGTTCCAGGCAAAAGCGCTGTCCCGCCCAGTACCTCAAGACCTCACGTGCGCTCAGCAAACCGGCTCGCGCCGGCGCTGCCCGCGCGGCGAAACATCTCCCGCCAGAGCCCACTGCACATGCGCAATCAGACTCTCCTGCGGCCGCTCAGCTCCGCCCCTCGGAGACGCCGGGCTCCCAGAAAGGGACAGAGC TCGGGGCGCCATCGCTGAGCCAGTCACTTTTCCTCTCGTGGGTCTCGGGTCGTTGGTTTGCTAAGTGCAGTTGGGCCTGGCAGGTGCTGAAGGGTTGGGGTCGTGGACCCCCGCCAGGTCTCAGCAGCACGGAGGTGCAGGCTGTCGCCGAGGGCGCGGGGCCGGGCGCCGCTAGCGGTGCGCTCCGCCCCGgggcccccgcccctgcccccggcCAGGCCCGGGCTCCAGCCCCCGTCCCAGCCGCGGCCTCGCAGTTCACTCTGCTGGTGATGCGCCCCTGTGGAGGGCCGGACGAGGCTGCGGCCGAGGGAGTCCTGCGGCAGGCTCCGGCCCTGGGGGGCAGCGCCGGGGCGGGCAAGCCCGTTCGGTACCTGTGCGAAGTGGCGGGGGATGGCGAGGAAGAGGCGGGGGAAGACGAGACAGACCTGCTGGACACTTCGGACCCCCCGGGGGGAGGCGAGAGCACGGCTAGTTTGGAGGATCTGGAGGACGAGGAGACCCACTCTGGGGGAGAGGGCGGCAGCGGTGGAGCCCGGAGACGGGGCAGCGGCGGGGGCAGCATGAGCAAGACCTGCACCTACGAGGGCTGCAGCGAGACCACGAGCCAGGTGGCCAAGCAGCGCAAGCCGTGGATGTGCAAGAAACACCGCAACAAGATGTACAAAGATAAgtacaagaagaagaaaagcgaCCAGGCCCTGAACTGCGGTGGGGCCGCCCAGGCTGGCAGCGCAGGAAACGTCAAACTTGAG GAAAGTGCAGATAATATACTCTCCATTGTTAAACAGAGAACAGGATCTTTTGGGGATCGAGCTGCAAGACCTACTCTTTTAGAACAAGTGTTAAATCAGAAAAGACTG tcaTTACTAAGAAGTCCAGAAGTGGTGCAGTTTTTACAGAAACAGCAACAGCTATTAAATCAGCAAGTTTTGGAGCAAAGACAACAGCAGTTTCCAGGAACATCAGTGTGA